The following proteins are encoded in a genomic region of Magnolia sinica isolate HGM2019 chromosome 1, MsV1, whole genome shotgun sequence:
- the LOC131254511 gene encoding coatomer subunit beta'-1-like isoform X2, with protein MPLRLEIKRKLAQRSERVKSVDLHPTEPWILASLYSGSVCIWNYQSQTMAKSFEVTELPVRSAKFIARKQWVVAGADDMFIRVYNYNTMDKVKVFEAHTDYIRCVAVHPTLPYVLSSSDDMLIKLWDWEKGWMCTQIFEGHSHYVMQVTFNPKDTNTFASASLDRTIKIWNLGSPDPNFTLDAHLKGVNCVDYFTGGDRPYLITGSDDHTAKVWDYQTKSCVQTLEGHTHNVSAVCFHPELPIIITGSEDGTVRIWHATTYRLENTLNYGLERVWALGYMKGSRRVVIGYDEGTIMIKIGREEPVASMDSSGKIIWAKHNEIQTVNIKSVGADFEVTDGERLPLAVKELGSCDLYPQSLKHNPNGRFVVVCGDGEYIIYTALAWRNRSFGSALEFVWSSDGEYAVRESTSRIKIFSKTFQEKKSIRPTFSAERIFGGTLLAMCSNDFICFYDWAECRLIRRIDVNVKNLYWADSGDLVAIASDTSFYILKYNRDIVSSSLESGKPVDEQGVEDAFELLHETNERVRTGIWVGDCFIYNNSSWRLNYCVGGEVTTMFHLDRPMYLLGYLASQSRVYLIDKEFNVMGYTLLLSLIEYKTLVMRGDLDRANEVLPLIPKEHHNSVARFLESRGMLEDALEVATDPNYRFDLAVQLGKLEVAKAIAVEVQSESKWKQLGELAMSTGKLEMAEECLMHAMDLSGLLLLYSALGDSEGISKLASLAKEQGKNNVAFLCLFMLGKLEECLQLLVESNRIPEAALMARSYLPSKVSEIVAIWRNNLNKVNQKAAESLADPEEYPNLFEDWQIALAVESNLSQKRGSYPPAEEYLSYAEKANINLVEAFKSMQVDEDETPLENGEAHHEVVEANGEEGEEEAVKLDAEDSADGAVLVNGNEADEEWVLAPRH; from the exons ACTATGGCGAAGTCTTTCGAGGTCACTGAATTACCAG TGCGATCAGCAAAATTTATCGCACGCAAACAGTGGGTTGTGGCCGGAGCAGATGACATGTTTATTCGTGTTTACAATTATAATACAATGGATAAGGTCAAAGTGTTTGAAGCACACACAGATTACATCAGGTGTGTGGCTGTCCATCCAACCCTTCCATACGTGTTGTCATCGTCAGATGACATGCTTATAAAGCTCTGGGATTGGGAGAAGGGCTGGATGTGTACTCAGATTTTCGAGGGACACTCACACTATGTGATGCAAGTCACATTTAATCCAAAAGACACCAACACATTTGCAAGTGCCTCCCTCGATCGCACCATAAAG ATATGGAATCTTGGTTCCCCAGATCCAAATTTTACATTGGATGCCCATTTGAAAGGGGTGAACTGTGTTGATTACTTTACTGGTGGTGACAGACCATATTTAATCACTGGTTCTGATGATCATACTGCTAAG GTGTGGGACTACCAAACTAAAAGTTGTGTTCAGACACTAGAAGGCCATACACATAATGTTTCTGCTGTTTGTTTCCATCCTGAACTTCCCATTATAATAACAGGTTCAGAGGATGGGACTGTTCGTATATGGCATGCAACAACGTATAG GCTTGAGAACACATTGAATTATGGTCTGGAACGAGTATGGGCTTTAGGATATATGAAAGGTTCTCGCCG GGTTGTAATTGGATATGATGAAGGAACAATTATGATAAAAATTGGCCGAGAAGAGCCAGTAGCCAGTATGGACAGCAGTGGGAAAATCATATGGGCTAAGCATAATGAGATTCAAACTGTAAACATCAAGTCTGTAGGAGCAGATTTTGAG GTTACAGATGGAGAAAGACTGCCTTTGGCTGTGAAGGAGTTAGGGAGCTGTGATCTTTACCCTCAA AGCTTAAAACACAACCCAAATGGGAGGTTTGTTGTGGTTTGTGGGGATGGAGAATACATCATATATACAGCTTTGGCCTGGAGAAATAGATCCTTTGGTTCAGCATTGGAATTTGTTTGGTCATCAGATGGAGAATATGCAGTTAGGGAAAGTACATCAAGGATTAAGATTTTCAGCAAGACATTCCAG GAAAAGAAAAGTATACGGCCAACATTTTCTGCTGAGCGTATTTTCGGGGGAACTTTGTTGGCAATGTGCTCAAACGACTTTATTTGTTTTTATGATTGGGCTGAATGCAGGTTGATTCGCCGAATTGATGTTAATGTCAAA AATCTTTATTGGGCTGATAGTGGTGATCTGGTCGCAATTGCCAGCGATACATCATTCTACATCCTTAAGTACAAT AGAGACATCGTGTCGTCTTCTTTGGAAAGTGGAAAGCCAGTGGATGAGCAGGGTGTTGAGGATGCATTTGAGCTTCTGCATGAAACGAATGAGCGGGTCCGAACTGGAATATGGGTTGGGGACTGTTTCATTTATAATAACTCTTCTTGGCGACTTAATTACTGCGTTGGTGGTGAG GTGACTACGATGTTTCACTTGGACCGTCCTATGTATTTGTTGGGTTATCTTGCCAGTCAAAGCCGGGTGTATCTAATAGACAAGGAGTTCAA TGTTATGGGTTATACCTTACTTCTCAGCTTGATCGAGTATAAGACTCTTGTGATGCGTGGAGATCTGGACCGGGCAAATGAAGTGTTGCCTTTGATTCCGAAGGAGCATCATAATAG TGTCGCCCGCTTCTTGGAATCTCGAGGTATGCTGGAGGACGCACTGGAAGTAGCTACAGATCCCAACTATAGATTTGATCTAGCCGTACAGCTTGGGAAACTAGAGGTTGCGAAG GCAATCGCTGTTGAAGTACAAAGTGAATCAAAATGGAAGCAGTTAGGAGAGTTGGCTATGTCTACTGGAAAG TTAGAAATGGCCGAGGAATGCTTAATGCATGCCATGGACTTGAGTGGCCTGTTGCTTCTGTATTCTGCTCTTGGTGATTCTGAAGGAATATCAAAACTTGCATCTCTTGCTAAAGAGCAAGGGAAGAATAACGTTGCCTTCCTTTGCCTATTCATGCTAGGTAAATTGGAGGAGTGTCTCCAACTATTGGTAGAGAG CAATCGGATACCAGAGGCTGCTTTGATGGCACGATCTTACCTTCCAAGCAAGGTTTCTGAGATTGTAGCAATTTGGAGAAACAACCTCAATAAG GTTAACCAAAAAGCTGCTGAGTCTTTGGCGGATCCTGAAGAGTACCCTAATTTGTTTGAGGACTGGCAAATTGCTCTTGCCGTTGAGTCTAATCTTTCACAGAAAAG GGGTTCCTATCCTCCTGCTGAGGAATATTTAAGCTATGCTGAGAAAGCCAACATCAATCTTGTAGAAGCATTCAAAAGCATGCAAGTTGATGAGGATGAAACACCCCTTGAAAACGGAGAAGCCCATCATGAG GTGGTAGAAGCAAATGGCGAAGAGGGTGAAGAAGAGGCTGTCAAGTTGGATGCTGAAGATTCTGCTGATGGCGCTGTCCTTGTTAATGGCAATGAGGCTGATGAAGAGTGGG TGCTTGCGCCACGACATTAG
- the LOC131254511 gene encoding coatomer subunit beta'-1-like isoform X1: protein MPLRLEIKRKLAQRSERVKSVDLHPTEPWILASLYSGSVCIWNYQSQTMAKSFEVTELPVRSAKFIARKQWVVAGADDMFIRVYNYNTMDKVKVFEAHTDYIRCVAVHPTLPYVLSSSDDMLIKLWDWEKGWMCTQIFEGHSHYVMQVTFNPKDTNTFASASLDRTIKIWNLGSPDPNFTLDAHLKGVNCVDYFTGGDRPYLITGSDDHTAKVWDYQTKSCVQTLEGHTHNVSAVCFHPELPIIITGSEDGTVRIWHATTYRLENTLNYGLERVWALGYMKGSRRVVIGYDEGTIMIKIGREEPVASMDSSGKIIWAKHNEIQTVNIKSVGADFEVTDGERLPLAVKELGSCDLYPQSLKHNPNGRFVVVCGDGEYIIYTALAWRNRSFGSALEFVWSSDGEYAVRESTSRIKIFSKTFQEKKSIRPTFSAERIFGGTLLAMCSNDFICFYDWAECRLIRRIDVNVKNLYWADSGDLVAIASDTSFYILKYNRDIVSSSLESGKPVDEQGVEDAFELLHETNERVRTGIWVGDCFIYNNSSWRLNYCVGGEVTTMFHLDRPMYLLGYLASQSRVYLIDKEFNVMGYTLLLSLIEYKTLVMRGDLDRANEVLPLIPKEHHNSVARFLESRGMLEDALEVATDPNYRFDLAVQLGKLEVAKAIAVEVQSESKWKQLGELAMSTGKLEMAEECLMHAMDLSGLLLLYSALGDSEGISKLASLAKEQGKNNVAFLCLFMLGKLEECLQLLVESNRIPEAALMARSYLPSKVSEIVAIWRNNLNKVNQKAAESLADPEEYPNLFEDWQIALAVESNLSQKRGSYPPAEEYLSYAEKANINLVEAFKSMQVDEDETPLENGEAHHEVVEANGEEGEEEAVKLDAEDSADGAVLVNGNEADEEWGTNNEGTPSA, encoded by the exons ACTATGGCGAAGTCTTTCGAGGTCACTGAATTACCAG TGCGATCAGCAAAATTTATCGCACGCAAACAGTGGGTTGTGGCCGGAGCAGATGACATGTTTATTCGTGTTTACAATTATAATACAATGGATAAGGTCAAAGTGTTTGAAGCACACACAGATTACATCAGGTGTGTGGCTGTCCATCCAACCCTTCCATACGTGTTGTCATCGTCAGATGACATGCTTATAAAGCTCTGGGATTGGGAGAAGGGCTGGATGTGTACTCAGATTTTCGAGGGACACTCACACTATGTGATGCAAGTCACATTTAATCCAAAAGACACCAACACATTTGCAAGTGCCTCCCTCGATCGCACCATAAAG ATATGGAATCTTGGTTCCCCAGATCCAAATTTTACATTGGATGCCCATTTGAAAGGGGTGAACTGTGTTGATTACTTTACTGGTGGTGACAGACCATATTTAATCACTGGTTCTGATGATCATACTGCTAAG GTGTGGGACTACCAAACTAAAAGTTGTGTTCAGACACTAGAAGGCCATACACATAATGTTTCTGCTGTTTGTTTCCATCCTGAACTTCCCATTATAATAACAGGTTCAGAGGATGGGACTGTTCGTATATGGCATGCAACAACGTATAG GCTTGAGAACACATTGAATTATGGTCTGGAACGAGTATGGGCTTTAGGATATATGAAAGGTTCTCGCCG GGTTGTAATTGGATATGATGAAGGAACAATTATGATAAAAATTGGCCGAGAAGAGCCAGTAGCCAGTATGGACAGCAGTGGGAAAATCATATGGGCTAAGCATAATGAGATTCAAACTGTAAACATCAAGTCTGTAGGAGCAGATTTTGAG GTTACAGATGGAGAAAGACTGCCTTTGGCTGTGAAGGAGTTAGGGAGCTGTGATCTTTACCCTCAA AGCTTAAAACACAACCCAAATGGGAGGTTTGTTGTGGTTTGTGGGGATGGAGAATACATCATATATACAGCTTTGGCCTGGAGAAATAGATCCTTTGGTTCAGCATTGGAATTTGTTTGGTCATCAGATGGAGAATATGCAGTTAGGGAAAGTACATCAAGGATTAAGATTTTCAGCAAGACATTCCAG GAAAAGAAAAGTATACGGCCAACATTTTCTGCTGAGCGTATTTTCGGGGGAACTTTGTTGGCAATGTGCTCAAACGACTTTATTTGTTTTTATGATTGGGCTGAATGCAGGTTGATTCGCCGAATTGATGTTAATGTCAAA AATCTTTATTGGGCTGATAGTGGTGATCTGGTCGCAATTGCCAGCGATACATCATTCTACATCCTTAAGTACAAT AGAGACATCGTGTCGTCTTCTTTGGAAAGTGGAAAGCCAGTGGATGAGCAGGGTGTTGAGGATGCATTTGAGCTTCTGCATGAAACGAATGAGCGGGTCCGAACTGGAATATGGGTTGGGGACTGTTTCATTTATAATAACTCTTCTTGGCGACTTAATTACTGCGTTGGTGGTGAG GTGACTACGATGTTTCACTTGGACCGTCCTATGTATTTGTTGGGTTATCTTGCCAGTCAAAGCCGGGTGTATCTAATAGACAAGGAGTTCAA TGTTATGGGTTATACCTTACTTCTCAGCTTGATCGAGTATAAGACTCTTGTGATGCGTGGAGATCTGGACCGGGCAAATGAAGTGTTGCCTTTGATTCCGAAGGAGCATCATAATAG TGTCGCCCGCTTCTTGGAATCTCGAGGTATGCTGGAGGACGCACTGGAAGTAGCTACAGATCCCAACTATAGATTTGATCTAGCCGTACAGCTTGGGAAACTAGAGGTTGCGAAG GCAATCGCTGTTGAAGTACAAAGTGAATCAAAATGGAAGCAGTTAGGAGAGTTGGCTATGTCTACTGGAAAG TTAGAAATGGCCGAGGAATGCTTAATGCATGCCATGGACTTGAGTGGCCTGTTGCTTCTGTATTCTGCTCTTGGTGATTCTGAAGGAATATCAAAACTTGCATCTCTTGCTAAAGAGCAAGGGAAGAATAACGTTGCCTTCCTTTGCCTATTCATGCTAGGTAAATTGGAGGAGTGTCTCCAACTATTGGTAGAGAG CAATCGGATACCAGAGGCTGCTTTGATGGCACGATCTTACCTTCCAAGCAAGGTTTCTGAGATTGTAGCAATTTGGAGAAACAACCTCAATAAG GTTAACCAAAAAGCTGCTGAGTCTTTGGCGGATCCTGAAGAGTACCCTAATTTGTTTGAGGACTGGCAAATTGCTCTTGCCGTTGAGTCTAATCTTTCACAGAAAAG GGGTTCCTATCCTCCTGCTGAGGAATATTTAAGCTATGCTGAGAAAGCCAACATCAATCTTGTAGAAGCATTCAAAAGCATGCAAGTTGATGAGGATGAAACACCCCTTGAAAACGGAGAAGCCCATCATGAG GTGGTAGAAGCAAATGGCGAAGAGGGTGAAGAAGAGGCTGTCAAGTTGGATGCTGAAGATTCTGCTGATGGCGCTGTCCTTGTTAATGGCAATGAGGCTGATGAAGAGTGGGGTACGAATAACGAAGGAACCCCATCAGCCTAA